DNA from Desulfitobacterium chlororespirans DSM 11544:
CATATCCTCAACCATCAGTTCAAAGTCAAACACATCAAAATTCTGTTGCATCCGTTCTATTTTCGTGCTTTTGGGAATACAGACGATTCCTCTCTGGAGCAGCCAGCGCAACACAACCTGTGCCACGCTTTTCTGATATTTTTCTCCGATACTCTTTAAGACTTCATTACCGAACAGGTTTCCCCTGCCCTCGGCAAACGGTGCCCAACCTTCCATCTGTACATGCTTCGTCAACATGAACTGTCTTGCTTCCTCCTGCTGAAAGAAGACATTCGCTTCTACCTGGTTTACTGCCGGGGTTACTTCATTGAATGCAATCAGATCCGCAAGTCTGTCAGGATAAAAGCTGCATACGCCAATCGCCCGAATCTTGCCCTCTTTGTAAAGTTCTGTCATGGCTCGCCATGCACCATAATAATCATTGAACGGTTGATGAATCAGATACAAGTCGATATAGTCAAGCTGCAGCTGAGCAAGAGACTTCTGAAACCCTTTCTTTGCTCCTTCATAGCTCGTATCTGTGAGCCAAAGCTTTGTCGTGATAAAAAGATCTTCTCTCGGAATGCCACACCTTTTGATCGCCCTTCCTACAGCCTCTTCATTACCATACGAGGCCGCTGTGTCAATACTTCTATATCCAACGCTCATTGCATCTATGACTGCCTGCTCACACTCTGCGGGGTCAGTGATCTGATACATTCCAAAGCCAAGAATCGGCATCTTCACGCCGTTATTCAGTGTTACATATTCCATGGGATATCCTCCTTAAAACCGATTGTTTATCTTGCTCTTTTCGAGTACAATTAAATTATAAAGTCGGTAGCAACTACCGAGTCAATGTTTCTTTTAAAAAATTTGCAAAGAAATTTGGAGGATTTTTATGTATACAATAAAGCAGGTCTGTGAACAGACCGGTATGTCATATGAAACACTGAAATATTATTGCAACGAAGGACTGGTCCCGAATGTCAAACGTGGTCCCAACAATTACAGGATGTTTGATGACCATGATGTCAAATGGATCAGCAGTCTATCGTGTCTCAAGAACTGTGGCATGGGAATTGCAGAAATGAAAGCATACCTTGCCCTCTGTTTAAAAGGCGAGTCGTCAATTCCTGAGCGAAAAATCGTATTAGAGAAGCATCGCAAAGACTTGGAGCTTAAAATGCAGGAACTGCAGGCCGCTATTGATTATATAGATTGGAAACAGAATTTTTATGACGATGTCCTTTCAGGGAAGACCAAATACTATAGTAATTTAATCAATGTTGATGGAGAGGAATAAAAAACTCCGACCCATCCTTGAAAGTGACCGGACATCCGTTTTCTTTTATGAATTTTCTGCATATCGGTTCTAAGGCAGTCTCCTTCAGAGCTGTAGCAAAGAAAACCGTGTGATGGATAGGGGCACGCAGCTTGGGAAAAATGGTCCGCGAGGACCTGGACCGGACTTAGGCCTGTAGCTAGATGTTATTGAATAAACTCATCTGCAGAAAATCATTGCTGCACAGTTCCGCCGCACTCACTCCTAAATGTCTCAACAGCCGCCCCTGCGGTTTCCTCCGTTAAAATCCGGCTGCTTTGAAAATGACGAAGCCTGCTTCGCGATTTTTAAAAACGGCGATTTTCAACATCCCTTCCGACAGCTCCTCCACAATATCCCGCCAGTGGCTGACCGGCTCCTGCCGGGCCTGGCCCCCGTTTCATTTTACAGGGTGTCATAGATGGTGGTGCCGTAGGTGTACATGACATGAAACTGAAAAAGGGGGCTATGCAAAGCATACCCCTCCTTTTTGTCTTAGAATGAACCCTCAATGATGTAACGCTGAATCCAGTCTTTATAAGTCCTTTAAAATCTTCCCGAAAAGCAAAGCATCATAGTATTCACCATCAATAAAATAGTGGTCTTTTAGTCGTCCCTCCAGCTCATATCCGTTCTTTTCCAGGATCCGGGCAGAACCAATATTGGCATCCACTACACCGGCCTGGAGTTTGTGAAGCTTATGTGTTGTCAAGGCAAAATCAGTCATGAGGACAAGGCTCTCAGTGCCATAACCTTTGCCCCAATATTCTTTATGCAGGACATAACCTATTTCAGCATGGTTCGCTTTGGCGTTAAAGTTAAACATCATCGCCGTCCCAATCACTGCCTGGGTTGATTTTAGGACAATGGAGGCATAGAGATGAGTGCCTGCCTCCTCCCGTTTGATCATGGTTGCAATGTGCTCACGGGTTTCAGCCAAGGTATGCATTAAATTCCAGCCGATAAAACGCGCAACCTCCTCATCTCCCGCATAATTATGTATCTCCTGAGTGTCATTTATGCTCAGTACTTTAAAGCAGATATCTTTACCTGCCAATGAATGAAATAAATTGGTGTTCATCTTTTCTCTCCCTATCTATTGCAGTGACCTGCGTTATTAGCCCTTCAGCATTTTATTTTGACAGTAATTTATCCAAATAGATGGATTTAAACTGTTTACTGGCCAGCATCTGCTTTAAAGGCGGTAATTTAAGAATAACGCCAAGTACTGCCGCCATCGCCCGATGATTGGCAAATGCCTGGTTATCAAAGATCAGATTTTGGAGGGTTCCTTTTTCGATGGCTTGCAGGACAAAGCGATGGGTACTGTTCACCGGCGTAATGACCTGAACCTCTCTGCGCACTAATTCAATGACCTTTTTGGGGCAGCTTCGCACACATATCCCACACCCAAGACAGACCTCATGATCTACCTGAGCTACCTTCTTACCCTCTGAGTTGGTTGACATGGAAATTGCCAAGACCGGGCATACCTTTTCACATTTGCCACAGCCTATGCATTCCTGGGCAATCTTCGGCAGATAATTTGTCGTAGCCACCGGCTGCATGGGGCTGAATTTTCTTGCTGCCTGCAAGGCTTCACAACAGCACCCGCAGCAATTGCAGATAAAGGCCGGGTCCTCGCGGACATTTTCGCCCATTTGCACCAGATTGGCTGCATAAGAGCGCTCTAAGACATCCATGGCCTCTTGCTTATCAATCAACCTGGCATGCTGCCCATGTTCGGCAAGAGAGCGGGCAACATTGCCAAGGGTCAGGCAAACATCCCAGGGGGCATTGATGGCGCAGGATTGACCTGTATGGTGCATCTTATGCCGGCAATAACACGTTCCCAGGCCGATATGTGTTGCTTCCTCAATAATATGGCTGGCTCTTTCATAATCCAGAATATGAATGGTGTTATTATTGGTCAAAACCGGCTCTTGAACATACACCCGCCCCAGACGCGTCTCCGTTGCGAAAAACAAGTCCTTGACAAAATCTTCTTCCACATTCATATACTGATAATACAATTCACTTAAGTATTTCTGATCAATGTCGCCTCTTGTCCGCATCAAGGCAAATTCAATAAACCCTGCCATAGGCGGTGGCATGACAAATTGACGGACCCCGTTATAAAATGAATCCACAAGCAGCGCCTTCTGGCAAAGATTCTCTAAAAGGGCTTCTGCTTTTCCTTCGCTGATCTGCCAGATTTTCGCTGCTTTTTTGGCCGTAAAGGGACGAACCGGCAAGAGGGCCACCCATTTGGCTTCAGGTTCTGTATAGAGAACCTGCAAAATTTTATACAGGCTTTCCGAGGGCGGAGCCCCTTGTGTAAACCAGTTGATTCTCTCTTCTAAATTCTTATAGGCATCTTTACTTGTAATATGTCCCATCAATTCACCTTCCTAATGTCAAAAAGCGCATGCAAGGTTTTTATCCTACACATGCGCCTGCTTCATTCTGTCTCAAGCTTCTGTTCCTCAAGTCGCACATAATCAACAGGTGCTGCCAAGCCTTTTATTTCCACCTATACCCATTATAGCGTATCTGGATGGAATTACAAGCACGCCCGCTAATGACGGGGATTTTTGTATTTTCAAAGGCCTCAGACTTCTGACTTCTTTTTCACCATCAGCACCAAAGATTGGTTCCTTACCAAAGAGTGGCTCCTTATCAAAGCGGGCTTCCTTATTAAAGAAGGTTTCTTTAGACTTAGCCGTAAGTCCTCCCAATTGGCATGATAAACCAGATCGAAAAGCAGACTGCCCAATACTATCGCTGCCAAGACATCTAAAATGACATGCTGTTTGACAAAGAGAGTCGATAAAATAATCAGAACCGCATTGGCGTAGACCAGAGACGTATTCAGATAATTTTTGCCTTGGCACTTATTGATTCCTTTAACCATTAAAAAGGTCGATAGAACATGAATACTTGGAAAGGCGTTATAAGGCTGATCCTGACTATAAATCAGCGCAACCAGTTTCGTCAGAACATCATAGCCAACGAGCTCCGGTCTGGGAACATGGGTTTGGAAAACAAAATAAGTCCCGTAACACACCAGCAAGCCAAGGTTAAAAGCCAACAAGGTCCGGTAGTAGACCTTTTTATCCTTGAGGCAAAAATAAACCAGGGTTCCGAAAATGAAAAAATACCAAATGATATAAGGCACAATAAACCCTTTTAAAAAAGGAATGGTTTGATCTAAGTCTGTCACCAGGCTATACGTTCCGCGATCAGCATTATTGAGCAAAGCATAAAAAATATTCAAAATAGGAATGGACAACATGTAACTAAGAGGCCTGAGGTTTTTAATGATAGTTTGCATCTCTTTTAACTTCCTTTTCACTTAGTCATAGACTTTCTTTCTATGCAGAGGTACGCAAACTGTAAAAACGCTTTTCCAAAAAATATGCTTGATCAAGCTTCACTGTAACCCTGCTAACTGCATTATAGGTCTTAGTTCTTAAAAATACGCTAAAGAATTCTTAGGAATTCATTAAATTTTTATTGAATAAAGCTAAACTACTCATTTTAAACTATGAAGCTTTAACTTGATTTGCCTTTCAAAAAATCGATATATTCGGTTCCCCACTCCTGAATCGCATTTAAAACCGGCTGAAACCGCTCTCCCAGCTCGCTGAGAGAATACTCGACCTTGGGCGGTATTTGATCATAGACAGTGCGGATAATCAGACCATTATCACTCATCATCCGCAGCTGTTTGGTCAGGGTAGCCTGGGTTAGACTGGGGAGCGCTCTTTGCAGTTCATTAAAGCGCATCGTCTTAAGACTCAAATGATACATGATCAGCAACGTCCATTTCCCTGTAAGCAATTTTTGCGCCGTCACATAGGGACAAATTCCATATAAATCTTTTTCCATAGATCCTCCTTAGTATCCTATTAGATACTTACTATACTAAATAATCGTACTTGAACTAACTATCCCGTCATGATTCAATAATAATGATCAGGGGATTATCCGTCAATCCCTAAGAAACGGAGGATGCAGCCATGCAGGAAGTCTATGAATTTTTGAAACAGTGCGGAACCTATTACCTGGCCACTCAAGATGGGGATCAGCCCCGGGTCCGCCCTTTCGGCACCGTCACTATTTTTGAAGACAAGCTCTATATTCAAACCGGCAAGGTCAAGGATGTGTACAAACAATTAAAGGCCAGCCCTAAAATCGAAATCTGCGGGGTGTTGGAGGGCGGCAAATGGATTCGTGTGGCAGCGGTCGCTGTTGAGGATGACCGCCTGGAAGCCAAGCAGCATCTGCTGGATGCTTACCCATCCCTGCAGGGAAGGTATAAAGCCGATGACGGTAACACTATCGTATTCTACCTGAAAGATGCCACAGCTACTTTTTCCTCTTTTACAGAGGCTCCTAGAGTGATCACGTTTTAGTCGTGTTTTAGCCTTGTTTTAACCTTGTCTTAGTCTTCTATAGTCAAGCAAACCATCAACAAACGGCGGCCGGTTCGCAGTCCGGTCCACCGTTTGTTTTGCTATATTAAGGGAAGATTCCAGTAGTTTTAATAATCCTGAATTCAATTAAAAACCTCCAGTGTCTTGGTTGCCATGCGTTGTCCATAGAGCCGGAAGGTGTCTTTGCTTTCTTCCAGATGGTCCTTCAAGGCGACCGGCCCCAAATGAATCACAGGCTTCCCATACGAGCCACCGCCGGAATAAGTAAGCATCCCATATACCAGCATATGGTCGAGAA
Protein-coding regions in this window:
- a CDS encoding pyridoxamine 5'-phosphate oxidase family protein; this encodes MQEVYEFLKQCGTYYLATQDGDQPRVRPFGTVTIFEDKLYIQTGKVKDVYKQLKASPKIEICGVLEGGKWIRVAAVAVEDDRLEAKQHLLDAYPSLQGRYKADDGNTIVFYLKDATATFSSFTEAPRVITF
- a CDS encoding GNAT family N-acetyltransferase — encoded protein: MNTNLFHSLAGKDICFKVLSINDTQEIHNYAGDEEVARFIGWNLMHTLAETREHIATMIKREEAGTHLYASIVLKSTQAVIGTAMMFNFNAKANHAEIGYVLHKEYWGKGYGTESLVLMTDFALTTHKLHKLQAGVVDANIGSARILEKNGYELEGRLKDHYFIDGEYYDALLFGKILKDL
- a CDS encoding aldo/keto reductase, producing the protein MEYVTLNNGVKMPILGFGMYQITDPAECEQAVIDAMSVGYRSIDTAASYGNEEAVGRAIKRCGIPREDLFITTKLWLTDTSYEGAKKGFQKSLAQLQLDYIDLYLIHQPFNDYYGAWRAMTELYKEGKIRAIGVCSFYPDRLADLIAFNEVTPAVNQVEANVFFQQEEARQFMLTKHVQMEGWAPFAEGRGNLFGNEVLKSIGEKYQKSVAQVVLRWLLQRGIVCIPKSTKIERMQQNFDVFDFELMVEDMQKIAALDTNTSSFFSHRDPAAVERLTNLVRYV
- a CDS encoding winged helix-turn-helix transcriptional regulator, which codes for MEKDLYGICPYVTAQKLLTGKWTLLIMYHLSLKTMRFNELQRALPSLTQATLTKQLRMMSDNGLIIRTVYDQIPPKVEYSLSELGERFQPVLNAIQEWGTEYIDFLKGKSS
- a CDS encoding phosphatase PAP2 family protein is translated as MQTIIKNLRPLSYMLSIPILNIFYALLNNADRGTYSLVTDLDQTIPFLKGFIVPYIIWYFFIFGTLVYFCLKDKKVYYRTLLAFNLGLLVCYGTYFVFQTHVPRPELVGYDVLTKLVALIYSQDQPYNAFPSIHVLSTFLMVKGINKCQGKNYLNTSLVYANAVLIILSTLFVKQHVILDVLAAIVLGSLLFDLVYHANWEDLRLSLKKPSLIRKPALIRSHSLVRNQSLVLMVKKKSEV
- a CDS encoding 4Fe-4S dicluster domain-containing protein; the encoded protein is MGHITSKDAYKNLEERINWFTQGAPPSESLYKILQVLYTEPEAKWVALLPVRPFTAKKAAKIWQISEGKAEALLENLCQKALLVDSFYNGVRQFVMPPPMAGFIEFALMRTRGDIDQKYLSELYYQYMNVEEDFVKDLFFATETRLGRVYVQEPVLTNNNTIHILDYERASHIIEEATHIGLGTCYCRHKMHHTGQSCAINAPWDVCLTLGNVARSLAEHGQHARLIDKQEAMDVLERSYAANLVQMGENVREDPAFICNCCGCCCEALQAARKFSPMQPVATTNYLPKIAQECIGCGKCEKVCPVLAISMSTNSEGKKVAQVDHEVCLGCGICVRSCPKKVIELVRREVQVITPVNSTHRFVLQAIEKGTLQNLIFDNQAFANHRAMAAVLGVILKLPPLKQMLASKQFKSIYLDKLLSK
- a CDS encoding MerR family transcriptional regulator — encoded protein: MYTIKQVCEQTGMSYETLKYYCNEGLVPNVKRGPNNYRMFDDHDVKWISSLSCLKNCGMGIAEMKAYLALCLKGESSIPERKIVLEKHRKDLELKMQELQAAIDYIDWKQNFYDDVLSGKTKYYSNLINVDGEE